From the Actinomycetes bacterium genome, one window contains:
- a CDS encoding RluA family pseudouridine synthase: MAQWGRGRLHRPAVVARVQHRGHGGGAGRDPAGDLVHPRPARGRARRARRLRRRRCARRCRVGGRRSCRRHARVSRTYAAETVPAAAEGERVDRFVAMMVDCSRSEAAAALESGNVTVGGRVVVKGSHRLVEGDVVAVAESPHRERVLPGSDGSIPLDVVHSDADIIVVDKPADIVVHPAPGHADGTLVNALLARFPELAVVGEPERPGIVHRLDRQTSGLMVVARTPDAYDSLVSQLADHSAQRTYAALVLGHPRHSHGVIDAPIGRSHRDPQKMTVAVDGRDARTHYEVEHQFAEPRECALLTCELETGRTHQIRVHLASIGHPVAGDPTYGGSRPDLDITRPFLHARRLSFVHPGTGDEVAYASDLPSDLSAWLADLS; the protein is encoded by the coding sequence ATGGCTCAGTGGGGCCGTGGTCGACTTCATCGACCTGCAGTGGTGGCCCGTGTTCAACATCGCGGACATGGCGGTGGTGCTGGGCGGGATCCTGCTGGTGATCTGGTCCACCCGCGACCCGCAAGAGGACGAGCTCGACGAGCCCGACGGCTCCGACGCCGACGATGCGCGCGCCGCTGCCGGGTCGGCGGGCGACGAAGCTGCCGCAGACACGCCCGGGTGAGCCGGACCTACGCCGCCGAGACCGTTCCTGCCGCTGCGGAGGGCGAGCGAGTCGACCGTTTCGTGGCGATGATGGTCGACTGCTCGCGCTCGGAGGCCGCCGCGGCGCTCGAGTCGGGCAACGTCACGGTTGGAGGGCGCGTGGTGGTCAAGGGGTCCCATCGCCTGGTCGAAGGCGACGTGGTGGCTGTGGCCGAGTCACCACACCGCGAGCGCGTCCTGCCGGGATCCGACGGCTCCATACCGCTCGATGTGGTGCACTCCGACGCCGACATCATCGTGGTCGACAAGCCCGCCGACATCGTGGTGCATCCCGCGCCCGGCCATGCTGACGGCACGCTGGTCAACGCGCTGCTCGCCCGCTTCCCGGAACTGGCGGTCGTCGGTGAGCCAGAGCGCCCCGGCATCGTGCATCGCCTCGACCGCCAGACATCCGGCCTGATGGTCGTGGCCCGCACCCCCGATGCGTATGACTCGCTGGTGTCCCAGCTCGCAGACCACAGCGCACAGCGAACCTATGCGGCGCTGGTGCTCGGCCACCCACGCCACTCCCACGGCGTGATCGACGCACCGATCGGGCGGTCACATCGCGACCCCCAGAAGATGACGGTCGCGGTCGACGGCCGCGACGCCCGCACCCACTACGAGGTGGAGCACCAGTTCGCAGAGCCCCGTGAGTGTGCACTGCTCACCTGCGAGCTGGAGACCGGACGCACTCACCAGATCAGGGTGCACCTCGCCTCGATCGGCCACCCGGTCGCCGGCGATCCGACCTATGGCGGGTCCAGGCCGGACCTCGACATCACGCGGCCGTTTCTGCACGCACGCCGGCTGAGCTTCGTGCATCCCGGGACGGGCGACGAGGTCGCCTACGCCTCGGACCTGCCGTCCGACCTGTCGGCCTGGCTGGCCGACCTCAGCTGA
- a CDS encoding Rrf2 family transcriptional regulator, giving the protein MKVSTRGDYASRALLSLSLHHGDGPTSVRDIAERTGLPQPYLEQILLALKGAGLVRSKRGVGGGYVLAKPPAEITLAQIISAVDGPIQAGDFGEPHTDGACDHEGQCVLLAIWADVGSTMRRILSDYSLADLQAMTEGVAPWPGEGAGSPATSARS; this is encoded by the coding sequence GTGAAGGTGTCCACCCGAGGTGACTACGCGAGCCGAGCACTGCTGTCACTGTCGCTGCACCACGGCGACGGGCCCACATCGGTGCGCGACATCGCGGAACGCACCGGCCTGCCTCAGCCCTACCTCGAGCAGATACTCCTTGCACTCAAGGGCGCCGGGCTGGTGCGCTCCAAACGCGGTGTCGGCGGTGGCTACGTACTCGCCAAGCCCCCTGCCGAGATCACCCTCGCCCAGATCATCTCGGCGGTCGACGGCCCCATCCAGGCCGGCGATTTCGGGGAACCCCACACCGATGGCGCCTGTGACCACGAGGGCCAATGCGTGCTTCTGGCCATCTGGGCCGATGTCGGCTCCACGATGCGCCGCATCCTGTCCGACTACTCGCTGGCGGACCTGCAGGCCATGACCGAAGGGGTCGCACCGTGGCCCGGCGAAGGCGCCGGCTCACCCGCCACGTCAGCACGGAGCTGA
- a CDS encoding alkaline phosphatase family protein: MASEPLLPDYDGACTANVMVPLVEDPAEAPNWFPESLEGVDQVVMLVLDGLGWHQMHERLGLLRGLTAMNASRIRTVAPTTTATALTSITTGLPPGEHGVIGYRMHTEGDDVLNVLRWATSKGDARETIPPEAVQQDLPFGGQRPPIVVRAEFRDSGFTRAHLGGCRIVPYRMPSTLVAEILAQLEAGEPFVYAYYDGIDKVAHEYGLTSFYDAELVFVDRMVEYLIEALPPRSALVITSDHGQVDVGTNVFPPHPEVLSHVRAQSGEARFRWLHALPGSEAALLDAARRHHGDVAWVVPCEEVLEQGWFGPKVLPAPLARLGDVALVAREPVAFEDAADTGPFVLKGRHGSMTPDEVEVPLLTVRR; the protein is encoded by the coding sequence ATGGCGTCAGAACCGCTGCTGCCCGACTACGACGGTGCGTGCACGGCCAATGTCATGGTTCCCCTCGTGGAGGATCCGGCCGAGGCGCCGAACTGGTTCCCCGAATCGCTCGAGGGTGTGGATCAGGTGGTGATGCTGGTTCTCGATGGCCTCGGCTGGCACCAGATGCACGAGCGTCTGGGCCTGCTTCGCGGGTTGACCGCGATGAACGCGTCACGGATTCGCACGGTCGCTCCCACCACCACGGCCACGGCCCTCACCTCGATCACCACCGGCCTGCCGCCGGGCGAGCACGGGGTGATCGGGTACCGCATGCACACCGAGGGCGACGACGTGCTCAACGTGCTGCGCTGGGCAACGTCCAAGGGGGATGCCCGCGAGACGATACCTCCCGAGGCGGTCCAGCAGGACCTTCCCTTCGGCGGCCAGCGACCCCCGATCGTCGTGCGCGCGGAGTTCCGCGATTCGGGGTTCACCCGCGCTCACCTCGGCGGTTGCCGGATCGTGCCCTACCGCATGCCCAGCACGCTCGTCGCCGAGATCCTGGCCCAGCTCGAGGCGGGGGAGCCGTTCGTATACGCGTACTACGACGGAATCGACAAGGTCGCCCATGAATACGGGCTCACGTCGTTCTATGACGCCGAGCTGGTGTTCGTGGACCGCATGGTGGAGTACCTGATCGAGGCGCTCCCGCCAAGGTCGGCGCTGGTGATCACATCGGACCACGGCCAGGTCGACGTGGGTACAAACGTGTTCCCGCCCCACCCCGAGGTGCTCTCGCACGTGCGCGCGCAGTCGGGCGAGGCGCGGTTCAGGTGGCTCCACGCCCTGCCGGGCTCCGAGGCGGCGCTGCTCGACGCCGCCCGCCGTCACCATGGTGACGTTGCCTGGGTGGTGCCGTGTGAGGAGGTGCTCGAACAGGGTTGGTTCGGACCGAAGGTCCTTCCCGCGCCGCTCGCTCGGCTGGGCGACGTGGCCCTCGTGGCGCGAGAGCCGGTGGCGTTCGAGGACGCTGCTGACACAGGCCCCTTCGTGCTGAAGGGCAGGCACGGCTCGATGACCCCCGACGAGGTAGAAGTTCCGCTGCTCACGGTTCGCCGCTGA
- a CDS encoding DUF2587 domain-containing protein, whose product MPQEPQANSPDLLLPDGVAPPGTAADPAPGDDEPVESGIESPAKIIRIGAMVKQLLEEVRNTELDEASRDQLRGIYDNSIAELKEALSPELAEELDHLSFDFSGEDLPSGTELRLAKAQLVGWLEGVFHGIQATLVTQQMAMRQQLEGMRGQLPEGGGQVPSGPGYL is encoded by the coding sequence ATGCCACAGGAGCCGCAAGCCAACTCACCCGACTTGCTCCTGCCCGACGGAGTGGCCCCGCCCGGAACAGCTGCCGATCCCGCACCCGGCGATGACGAGCCGGTCGAGTCGGGCATCGAGTCGCCGGCCAAGATCATCCGTATCGGGGCGATGGTGAAACAGCTGCTCGAAGAGGTCCGCAACACAGAGCTGGATGAGGCCAGCCGCGACCAGCTGCGCGGTATCTACGACAACTCGATCGCCGAGCTGAAAGAGGCGCTGTCTCCCGAGCTTGCAGAAGAGCTCGACCATCTGAGCTTCGACTTCTCGGGTGAGGACCTGCCGAGTGGCACCGAGCTTCGCCTGGCGAAGGCGCAGCTCGTCGGCTGGCTGGAGGGTGTGTTCCACGGGATCCAGGCCACGCTCGTGACCCAGCAGATGGCCATGCGCCAGCAGCTGGAAGGAATGCGCGGCCAGCTGCCCGAGGGTGGGGGACAGGTCCCGAGCGGCCCGGGCTACCTCTGA
- the dnaE gene encoding DNA polymerase III subunit alpha gives MPDSFVHLHQHTEYSMLDGAARIGDIVNSAVTDGQPAMGITDHGNMYGVLPFYKECKDQGVKPIIGTEAYMAHDARSERPPRRGKVDDSGGEVEGGRKLYYHLTLLAEDNTGYKNLIQLASRAYLEGYYYKPRIDWELLEAHHHGVIATTGCLGGHVLQSLMNEGFDPALEKAARLQDIFGRDNLFVELQDHGIPEQHRTNPQLLEIARRIGAPLLATNDSHYVHQGDAVAHDALLCVQTGSLMSDPDRFKFHGDHHYLKSAREMRALFDEVRSACDNTLWIAERCNVEIEFGKPQLPNFPLPEGFANDAEYLEHLTFEGARKRWGDRLPDEVVERLAFELKTIGDMGFSSYFLITWDLIKHARDANIRVGPGRGSAAGCAVAYCLWITDLDPIRYDLLFERFLNPARVSMPDIDMDFDSRYRDEMIRYAAERYGRDHVAQIVTFSTIKARAAVRDAARVLGHPWAVGDRIAKAMPPLIMGRDTPLKACLEKTEKYEDGYKMAAELRDMYEVDPESRQVIDVAKGLEGLRRQDGIHAAAVVITKEPLTEYLPIQRKPESGQVPEDAPVVTQYEMGGVEELGLLKMDFLGLRNLDVITDTLDLIRITRGEDVDIDAVDLADGPTYELLRSAETIGVFQLEGGPMRALIKSLAPTEFEDVAALVALYRPGPMAANMHTDYADRKNGRQEVEYLHPDAEDALGATWGLMIYQESMMRVAQRFAGYSLADADLLRKACGKKSREILARERVKFVEGCEASGYGEALGNKWFDIIEPFADYAFNRSHAYGYGFVAYQTAYLKANYGPEYLSALLTSVKASLEKAAVYLAECRSMGIEVVVPDINASESDFTPDVADPEAPIIHFGLSAVRNVGEGLVELIVQERDANGNFVDFFDFCERVDTSVLNRRAVESLIKAGAFDSLGHPRMGLSQVFEPIVDATMARRREHDMGVQSLFGASDDGPAFDERPAIPGVDFAKKERLVHEKEMLGLYVSDHPLFGLERLIARKADCPVSELAELEDGARRTVGGVITGLQRKWTKKGDLMAVFTLEDLQGSIEVMVFPKTMAAIGHMLEEDVVVLLGGRINRRDDTPNLVAGDIEIFDPVIDETPPLRLHLQPNRLDAETLDRLKELFGDFPGESEVHILLGDKQVLRLPDDFRVSTQGGLVGELRVLLGADAIVM, from the coding sequence TTGCCGGACTCCTTCGTCCACCTACACCAACACACCGAGTACTCGATGCTCGACGGTGCGGCCCGCATCGGCGACATCGTCAACTCCGCAGTCACCGATGGCCAGCCGGCGATGGGCATCACCGATCACGGCAACATGTACGGCGTCCTGCCCTTCTACAAGGAGTGCAAGGACCAGGGGGTCAAGCCGATCATCGGCACCGAGGCCTACATGGCCCACGACGCCCGTTCGGAGCGGCCACCGCGCCGCGGCAAGGTCGATGATTCCGGCGGCGAGGTGGAGGGCGGCCGCAAGCTCTACTACCACCTCACCCTGCTGGCGGAAGACAACACCGGCTACAAGAACCTGATCCAGCTCGCATCGCGGGCATACCTCGAGGGCTACTACTACAAGCCTCGCATCGACTGGGAGCTACTCGAGGCCCACCATCACGGAGTGATCGCGACCACCGGCTGTCTCGGCGGCCACGTGCTGCAGTCACTCATGAACGAGGGGTTCGACCCGGCGCTGGAAAAGGCCGCACGTCTGCAGGACATCTTCGGGCGCGACAACCTCTTCGTGGAGCTGCAGGACCACGGCATCCCCGAACAGCACCGAACCAACCCGCAGCTACTCGAGATCGCCCGCCGCATCGGTGCGCCATTGCTGGCCACCAACGACAGCCACTATGTGCACCAGGGTGACGCCGTGGCCCACGACGCCCTTCTGTGTGTGCAGACGGGGTCGCTCATGAGCGACCCGGACCGATTCAAGTTTCATGGCGACCATCACTACCTGAAGTCCGCACGCGAGATGCGTGCCTTGTTCGACGAGGTTCGCTCGGCATGCGACAACACGTTGTGGATCGCCGAGCGGTGCAACGTCGAAATCGAGTTCGGCAAGCCCCAGCTACCCAACTTCCCGCTGCCGGAGGGGTTCGCCAACGACGCGGAGTACCTTGAGCACCTCACTTTCGAGGGGGCGCGCAAGCGGTGGGGTGACCGGCTGCCCGACGAGGTGGTGGAGAGGCTGGCGTTCGAGCTGAAGACCATCGGCGACATGGGTTTCAGCTCCTACTTCCTGATCACCTGGGACCTCATCAAGCACGCCCGCGACGCCAACATCCGCGTCGGTCCCGGCCGCGGCTCCGCCGCTGGATGCGCGGTCGCGTACTGCCTCTGGATCACCGACCTGGATCCGATCCGCTACGACCTGCTGTTCGAGCGATTCCTCAACCCCGCGCGCGTGTCGATGCCGGACATCGACATGGACTTCGACTCCCGCTACCGCGACGAGATGATCCGCTACGCCGCCGAGCGCTACGGCCGCGACCACGTGGCGCAGATCGTCACGTTCTCCACCATCAAGGCGCGGGCCGCCGTGCGCGACGCGGCACGCGTGCTCGGCCATCCGTGGGCTGTGGGTGACCGCATCGCCAAGGCCATGCCGCCGCTGATAATGGGCCGCGACACACCGCTGAAGGCCTGCCTGGAGAAGACCGAGAAGTACGAAGACGGCTATAAGATGGCTGCAGAACTGCGCGACATGTACGAGGTCGACCCGGAATCGCGCCAGGTGATCGACGTCGCAAAGGGCCTCGAGGGCCTGCGCCGCCAGGACGGAATCCACGCAGCTGCAGTGGTGATCACCAAGGAGCCGCTCACCGAGTACCTGCCGATCCAGCGCAAGCCCGAGTCGGGTCAGGTGCCGGAGGACGCGCCGGTGGTCACCCAGTACGAGATGGGCGGCGTGGAGGAGCTCGGCCTGCTCAAGATGGACTTCCTCGGTCTGCGCAACCTCGATGTCATCACCGACACGCTCGACCTGATCCGCATCACCCGTGGCGAAGACGTCGACATCGACGCGGTCGACCTCGCCGATGGGCCGACCTACGAGCTGCTGCGCAGTGCTGAGACGATCGGTGTGTTCCAGCTCGAGGGTGGGCCGATGCGCGCCCTCATCAAGTCACTCGCACCGACCGAGTTCGAAGATGTCGCGGCGCTCGTGGCGCTGTACCGGCCGGGTCCGATGGCGGCCAACATGCACACCGACTACGCGGACCGCAAGAACGGCCGCCAGGAGGTCGAGTACCTCCATCCCGATGCCGAGGACGCACTCGGAGCCACCTGGGGCCTGATGATCTACCAGGAATCGATGATGCGAGTCGCGCAACGATTCGCGGGCTATTCACTGGCGGATGCGGACCTGCTCAGGAAGGCCTGTGGGAAGAAGTCCCGTGAGATTCTGGCCCGAGAACGGGTCAAGTTCGTGGAGGGCTGCGAGGCCAGTGGCTACGGCGAGGCGCTGGGCAACAAGTGGTTCGACATAATCGAGCCGTTCGCCGACTATGCGTTCAACCGCAGCCACGCCTACGGCTACGGCTTCGTGGCTTACCAGACCGCCTACCTCAAGGCGAACTACGGCCCCGAGTACCTCTCCGCGTTGCTCACGTCGGTCAAGGCCAGCCTGGAGAAGGCCGCCGTCTACCTGGCCGAGTGTCGCTCGATGGGTATCGAGGTCGTGGTTCCCGACATCAATGCCTCGGAGTCCGACTTCACGCCCGACGTGGCCGATCCCGAGGCCCCGATCATCCACTTCGGACTCTCCGCGGTGCGCAACGTGGGTGAGGGACTCGTGGAGCTGATCGTGCAGGAGCGAGACGCCAACGGCAACTTCGTTGACTTCTTCGACTTCTGCGAGCGAGTGGACACCTCGGTGCTCAACAGGCGTGCCGTGGAGTCGCTGATCAAGGCGGGAGCGTTCGACTCGCTCGGTCATCCCCGCATGGGGCTCAGCCAGGTCTTCGAGCCGATCGTGGACGCCACCATGGCGCGTCGCCGCGAGCACGACATGGGAGTTCAGTCGCTCTTCGGAGCCAGCGATGACGGCCCCGCATTCGACGAGCGCCCTGCCATCCCCGGTGTCGACTTCGCCAAGAAGGAACGGCTCGTTCACGAAAAGGAGATGCTCGGGCTGTATGTGTCGGACCACCCGCTGTTCGGACTCGAGCGCCTCATCGCCCGCAAGGCCGACTGCCCGGTCAGCGAGCTGGCCGAACTGGAGGACGGCGCCCGCCGCACCGTCGGAGGTGTGATCACGGGTTTGCAGCGCAAGTGGACCAAGAAGGGCGACCTGATGGCCGTGTTCACCCTCGAGGACCTGCAGGGTTCCATCGAGGTGATGGTGTTTCCCAAGACGATGGCCGCCATCGGGCACATGCTCGAAGAAGACGTCGTGGTGTTGCTCGGTGGTCGGATCAACCGCCGCGACGACACCCCCAATCTCGTGGCGGGGGACATCGAGATCTTCGATCCGGTGATCGACGAGACCCCACCGCTGCGGCTGCACCTTCAACCCAACCGCCTCGACGCCGAGACCCTGGACCGCCTCAAGGAGCTGTTCGGCGACTTCCCCGGCGAATCAGAGGTGCACATCCTGCTGGGTGACAAGCAGGTGCTGAGGTTGCCCGATGACTTCCGTGTGAGCACCCAGGGCGGCCTCGTGGGCGAACTGCGGGTGTTGCTCGGAGCTGACGCCATCGTCATGTAG
- a CDS encoding nitroreductase family protein — protein sequence MDRTFTEVLASRRMCRDFEATTLASGTAESLVDAATRAPAAGNTHALDFVVLEGPQTSLYWDTTLAQHRRDGFRWPGLLRAPMLLVAYVEPGAYVRRYSEPDKAHSGLGDDPGDWAVPYWYVDGGAAVMAVLLAAETLGLGSLLFGQFGHEQAVADALGVPQGHRSVGTIAVGRRAVGERSRSKSAGRGRPVVGEILHRGRW from the coding sequence GTGGACCGGACGTTCACCGAGGTCCTCGCGAGCCGGCGGATGTGCCGGGACTTTGAGGCGACCACACTCGCTTCGGGTACTGCGGAGTCGCTGGTGGACGCCGCTACGCGTGCCCCTGCGGCCGGCAACACCCATGCGCTCGACTTCGTGGTGCTGGAGGGCCCGCAGACCTCCCTCTACTGGGACACGACCCTGGCACAGCACCGCCGTGACGGCTTCCGGTGGCCCGGACTGCTCCGGGCCCCGATGCTACTGGTGGCGTACGTGGAGCCGGGTGCCTACGTGCGTCGATACTCCGAACCGGACAAGGCCCACAGCGGTCTCGGCGACGATCCTGGCGACTGGGCGGTTCCCTACTGGTACGTGGACGGAGGCGCCGCGGTGATGGCGGTGCTCTTGGCGGCCGAGACGCTGGGCCTCGGGTCGCTCCTGTTCGGCCAGTTCGGCCACGAGCAGGCCGTGGCGGACGCACTCGGAGTGCCCCAGGGGCACCGCAGCGTCGGCACCATTGCGGTCGGCCGACGGGCAGTGGGTGAGCGGAGCCGTTCGAAGTCCGCCGGGCGCGGCCGCCCGGTCGTCGGTGAGATCCTGCACCGCGGCCGCTGGTGA